The region TGAAGCTCGTTCGCCGTCCGTTCTATCTCTGTCTGCGTATATCGCGGACGCGGATCGTACGCTGCCCAGGCATCCTTTCTCCACCCTGCCTTGCCAGATACCACGAACTCCCGCCGGCGTTTTCGCCAGCCGGTAAGCAGATCGCAGAGTTCATACTGATCGTTCGCAAGATCGAAAAGCTGATATCTTCCGATGAGCGGATACCAGGCAAGCTTCCATCTCTCGGTGCGCACGCATCGCTGGGTATTGCGCATCGGCTCACCGGGCTCCTCGGGGCTGTAGAATTCGCAGAGAATGGCATCGCGGACGCGTTCTTTCTCGCCGCGAAGCACAGGCACGAGAGAAAAGCCATCGCTTGCTGATGACGGGCGCGATATTTCGGCGAGATCGCAAAGCGTCGGAAGAATATCGACATGATGTGACATGGCGGTGAAACGCCCGCCGACAGGTATGCCCGGCCCCCTTATGACGAACGGCGATGCTATGCTGTGATCATACATGTTCTCTTTACCGAGAAGGCCGTGACTGCCGTTGGCTACGCCCTGATCGCCGGTGAACATGATGATGGTATTCTCAAGTTCGCCCCGTGCTTTGAGAAGTCCCAGCACACGCCCTATCTGATGATCGATATGACTTATCATCCCGTAATACCGTGCGCGGTAGCGGCGCATCGCATCCTGCTCACGCGGCCAGTTCTCGATAAGTTCGTCGCGTATGACCATGTCGCCGTTGTCGAAGGGATGCTCGGGCATATGGTTCGGATAGAGCGGCATGTCCGCCGCGTTATACATCGATGCAAAGGGCTCCGGGCTCACATGCGGATCATGCGGGCCGTGGAAAGCGAGATAGCAGAACCATGGCATATCGCTTGGCGCATGGTCGATAGCGTAGAGCGCCGCATCAGCGAAGAGCGCATCACCGTGGTCTTCCACTTCGCCGTAGGGCTCCTTGAAACGCATGTAATGGGCATGCTCCTGATAATCGTTGAGATTATCCTTCGTGCCGAACGCACAGTGCACCGCATCATACCCCTTGTCGCGCGGGTGCCCGTCATTATGCCATTTGCCGCAATGCATCGTGTGATATCCGGCATCGCGGAACGCCTTCGGCATGAGCGTGAGCTCGGGGTTTATCGGCATACCGAACCACGGCACCTTATTCGTGAACGTATTACAGCCGGTGAGTATCTCCGCCCGAGCGGGGGTACATATCGGTGTCGTGCAGAAATGGCGATAGAACGCGCTGCCGTCGTTCGCAAGCGTATCGAGATTCGGCGTATGGATATGGGGGTTGCCGAGCGCATGTATCGTATCGAAGCGCTGATCGTCCGTGAGTATGAAAAGTACGTTCGGCTTCTTCATGATGCTCTCCTGCGCTCCTTATTTGATGAGAACGGGGGACGGCCCGACCATTATCGACGCCCCGGTCAACTCATGCTCGTCACCGTAGAGCCCCGCCGTCTTCGACGCTTTCCATTCCGCCGGCAGTGCGAACGATGAATCGCCGTCCGCATTCCAGACGATATGCGCTTTTCGCTCGCCGCGTGCAAGCTCGACCGTCCACACACCGTCCTTGTCGCGTGCGCAGGACCTCATCACCGAACCGACAAGCCATTTCGCTGCGGAAGCATACGCAGACGCCGTATCCTTAAATGTTCCGTCCTTCTCGATAAGTCCCATCGCGTTATTATCCATCGAATAATAATAGTACCGTTCTATCCCGAGGGCCCATGTCAGGATATAGCAGCGCGCTACGAAATCGCCTGCCGCGCGGTATGAGAAGAGCGTATCCTTCTCCGTGCCGAGCACCTTCTTGAATGCGACGGCTTCCTTCGATTCAATGCGCCACCCCGCTTCGGTGTTCCACACCGGGAGTTTCACCCCAAGCGCCGATCGCGCTTCATCTATCTCCTGTGCACCGCGTATCATTATCTCGGGTTTATCCCAGGTATAGAAATGATACCCGAGCGCATTCGCATTCCGCGCCATACCTTTTTCGAGAAGTGTCCGCATGAACCCGGTATTGCCGACCGTAGATGATGCGACCATGACATTCGCGGGGTCTATCTCTTTGAGCACGGCCGCCGCTTCGCGATTGAGCATGACGATCTCATCCTGAGTTCCGGAAAAGAATGTTTCATGGTTCACTTCGTTCCATATCTCATAATGACGTATCACGCCCTTATACCGCGTCGCCACCGTGCGGACGTAGTTCTTCCAGTCCTCGATGTTCTTCGGGGGCGCAGCCCATCCGGTCTCTTTCGCCACACCTTTATTGTACGCCGACGGTTCATCCGGCTTTGACGACGCCCACGTCGGTGTCAGCCCGAGCACGAGCAGCACCTCCGCCCCATGCTTTCTTGCCGCTTCCACATACCAATCAAGCTTCTTGAAATCCCAATTCCCTTTCGTCGGCTCAAGATACGGCCACATCGTCCGCGAATCCCAGAGGCGTATCGCTTTGAACGGGATATCGGGGAATTCAGTCGATGTCGACGGCCAATGACCGTGTATGTGCATCCCGAACAATTGCGGCGGTATGGCTGTCTTCGGCGGCGATAGCACTATGCCTTCCGCACCCGTGCCCTCGACCGTCGTCATGCTGATATCATCGACGAAAAGCAATCCCTTACTGGTAAAGCGTATGACGAGCATTGCATTCGGATCATTATCGTTCGCAGTTTCCTCATGTTTGTACTCACGCCATGCGTCGGTCACCTGTACGGTCTTGCTCAGATACACCGTATAGGGAGCCTTTGTTCTGAACACACGCACCTCGGCAGAAAGCCCATCGGTCCCCTTCATCCAGAATGACATCCGATACCGTTGTCCCTTTACGACGTTTATATTGGTACCGTTGAGCATCTGCACGGCACCCGAACGGAATTCCGTGCAATCCATCTTCTGCGCATGGCTGCCCGAGCGCGGCGTTTCGGTATCGTCGGAATACGTGAGCGAGAGTTTCGCCCAATGAAGGCAGTTGTCGTTCCAGCCATTCGCCCAGCCTTTATCGGAGAACCCCTCGGACTCGAAACCGCCGTTGCGTAGAAGCTCCGTGTTCGCACCAAGCATGGCGGTAACGGCAAAAGCAGCAAGCACCTGAATTCGCATGATGATATCTCCATCGAAGCATCTTGCAATGCGCAATACTCCGTCTATAATGTCCCAGTCCGGGTAAAATGTAAATAGCAAAAAGGAAGGATGATGTCAAAAAAGGACATCAAAGAACGGCTCCTTGCCGCGCTCGCTCCCGTCCCATCCAAGGCATACTTCGCGGTCACCCACGCCTATGACCTCACGGTCCCGAAGGATTGGCTCATAATCGATCGTGTTGTCGATGAAGGGCATATCCTTTTCGTTCGGAGCGGGAACGGCAGATATATTGCCGGCGGGAAGGTAATAGCCCTCACGCCGGGTAAGGTGATACTGATATTCCCGCATACACCCTACAGCGCGTATCCTGATCTAAAACACCGCCCATCGATAATACCCATTCGCTTCACGCTCCTGGACAGAACCGGCAAGAACAGATTCCCGGCACGGCTGCCGCCCGTCGTATTCACACCGACGCGGCGATTCGCCTATCAGGAGCTTTTTGAGTCGATACACACGAATTTCGTCAATGCGCGCACCTCGGAGCATGCTGCGGGCATGGCCGGCACGCTCATGCACATACTTATATCGATGATAACCCGCGATGCATTCACGTCCGAGGACGCCGGAAAAGCAATTCTCACTGCAAAGCGCTACATCGATAGGAATCCTGCTGAGCGCATATCTATCGCCGCATTGGCGAAGAAAGCTGGATGCTCAAGGAAGCGGTTCACCCGCTCTTTCCTGCGGCAGTTCGGCACCTCACCGAAAGCATATGCCATGAACGCACGCATGCGCTATGCGCGCTATCTCATCGAGCAGACCGAGGAGAGTATCGCTTCGGTAGCCAGAACGCTTCACTACACCGATCAGTACGTTTTCTCAAAGCAGTTCAAATCAAACTTCGGCGTGCCGCCATCCGCCTGCCGCGCGCATCATGCCGATCAAAAATAGCTGATGCGTGATCGATACCATGCGATTTTATATTTATCGTCAAGACGGCACCGTCCGGACGTCGTCTACTTCGTTTTCCTCTTGTACACCCGTACGTAATCGAAGTAAACATTATAACTGAAGTCGGAAATCCGCTCGATGATCTTCACCTGCGCGTCGCTGACTTCCGTGGCCAGTATGATGAATTCGTTCGTGTGCGATAGCGCCGTTGCGGTGGTATAGCTTTTCACCCCGTCAAGAAAAAAAGTCCACTCCGTCGGAGTCCATTCGAGTCCGACCGTGTGGTATCCGTTCATAAGATCGGGAATGTAACGAGTCTGCGAACCCAGGAATTTGTGATCCTTGCCGTAACCGTCCCAGTGTATATTGTGCGTCGTGATGCCCATTTCCGGATCCCAGCATTCGTAGATGTCCACTTCCACTCCGGAACGTCCGGGGTCGCCGATGAACTTTCCCGTCGTTGGGGACTGCAGCCAGAACGCCGACCAATGTGCGCCATGTGAATTCTCGTATCGCACGCTGCATTCGAAATAGCCATATACCGTTTCGAACTTGTTCTGTGACGCTACATGAGCGATGAGTATTTTATCGCCGTCGCGCTTTACCGACAGCACCGCATTCCCACTCCCGTCAAGCCGGACCATGGTGTTTGTCGCGAATCCGCGAAGGCGCGGCCCCTCTACGCGGAACATCCATTTCGACATATCCAATGCGGTGCCGTTGAACTCGTCCTGCCAGACCAGTTGATAATCATCGGATGGCGGCCCGCTTCGTCGGCTTCCTTTCACCTTGATCGCCGATGAAAGCCCCGCGTCTTCGGCAGCGGCAGTCACTTCTTCCGTGGTAAGCGCGCGATCGTATATTTTGACTTCGTCGATGAAACCGGTCACCCCGGTACCGAATACAAGCGGGGCTTCGTTGACAACAATTTCGCCCGAAGGCATTTCCTGATTTCCGCACGGAACGCCGTCGACGAACATGCGGACGATTTTCGTCCGTCCGTCGAATGCCGCGACAAGGTGATGCCATGCTCCGTCAACTACGGACATTTTCCCGTTCACCTGGTTGAACGCCTCCTTCGCACCAGAGAATGTTGCGCTGAATCCGGTGGTGCCGTTGCGCATATGGACGTAGAGTCCGATGCCTCGAGTTTTCCCCCATTTGGACGCCAGGTTTTGCCATTGCCCGTTGGTACCCGGTAGTTTCACAAGCAACTCGATGGTACATGCGTCTCCGAGATTGAACTTTTCAGACGAAGGCACCTCCGCCGACGTCGATCCATTGAAGGAAAGGCATCCGCCTTTTTTTCCGGGAACGAACTCGGCGCCCTTGAGCACA is a window of Spirochaetota bacterium DNA encoding:
- a CDS encoding sulfatase-like hydrolase/transferase — encoded protein: MKKPNVLFILTDDQRFDTIHALGNPHIHTPNLDTLANDGSAFYRHFCTTPICTPARAEILTGCNTFTNKVPWFGMPINPELTLMPKAFRDAGYHTMHCGKWHNDGHPRDKGYDAVHCAFGTKDNLNDYQEHAHYMRFKEPYGEVEDHGDALFADAALYAIDHAPSDMPWFCYLAFHGPHDPHVSPEPFASMYNAADMPLYPNHMPEHPFDNGDMVIRDELIENWPREQDAMRRYRARYYGMISHIDHQIGRVLGLLKARGELENTIIMFTGDQGVANGSHGLLGKENMYDHSIASPFVIRGPGIPVGGRFTAMSHHVDILPTLCDLAEISRPSSASDGFSLVPVLRGEKERVRDAILCEFYSPEEPGEPMRNTQRCVRTERWKLAWYPLIGRYQLFDLANDQYELCDLLTGWRKRRREFVVSGKAGWRKDAWAAYDPRPRYTQTEIERTANEL
- a CDS encoding AraC family transcriptional regulator codes for the protein MSKKDIKERLLAALAPVPSKAYFAVTHAYDLTVPKDWLIIDRVVDEGHILFVRSGNGRYIAGGKVIALTPGKVILIFPHTPYSAYPDLKHRPSIIPIRFTLLDRTGKNRFPARLPPVVFTPTRRFAYQELFESIHTNFVNARTSEHAAGMAGTLMHILISMITRDAFTSEDAGKAILTAKRYIDRNPAERISIAALAKKAGCSRKRFTRSFLRQFGTSPKAYAMNARMRYARYLIEQTEESIASVARTLHYTDQYVFSKQFKSNFGVPPSACRAHHADQK
- a CDS encoding LamG-like jellyroll fold domain-containing protein encodes the protein MIKFVLLGAIVWAAAAYPREGVKPIAWWSFEEGGGSSIRDSIGGMEGVLKGAEFVPGKKGGCLSFNGSTSAEVPSSEKFNLGDACTIELLVKLPGTNGQWQNLASKWGKTRGIGLYVHMRNGTTGFSATFSGAKEAFNQVNGKMSVVDGAWHHLVAAFDGRTKIVRMFVDGVPCGNQEMPSGEIVVNEAPLVFGTGVTGFIDEVKIYDRALTTEEVTAAAEDAGLSSAIKVKGSRRSGPPSDDYQLVWQDEFNGTALDMSKWMFRVEGPRLRGFATNTMVRLDGSGNAVLSVKRDGDKILIAHVASQNKFETVYGYFECSVRYENSHGAHWSAFWLQSPTTGKFIGDPGRSGVEVDIYECWDPEMGITTHNIHWDGYGKDHKFLGSQTRYIPDLMNGYHTVGLEWTPTEWTFFLDGVKSYTTATALSHTNEFIILATEVSDAQVKIIERISDFSYNVYFDYVRVYKRKTK
- a CDS encoding carbohydrate binding domain-containing protein is translated as MRIQVLAAFAVTAMLGANTELLRNGGFESEGFSDKGWANGWNDNCLHWAKLSLTYSDDTETPRSGSHAQKMDCTEFRSGAVQMLNGTNINVVKGQRYRMSFWMKGTDGLSAEVRVFRTKAPYTVYLSKTVQVTDAWREYKHEETANDNDPNAMLVIRFTSKGLLFVDDISMTTVEGTGAEGIVLSPPKTAIPPQLFGMHIHGHWPSTSTEFPDIPFKAIRLWDSRTMWPYLEPTKGNWDFKKLDWYVEAARKHGAEVLLVLGLTPTWASSKPDEPSAYNKGVAKETGWAAPPKNIEDWKNYVRTVATRYKGVIRHYEIWNEVNHETFFSGTQDEIVMLNREAAAVLKEIDPANVMVASSTVGNTGFMRTLLEKGMARNANALGYHFYTWDKPEIMIRGAQEIDEARSALGVKLPVWNTEAGWRIESKEAVAFKKVLGTEKDTLFSYRAAGDFVARCYILTWALGIERYYYYSMDNNAMGLIEKDGTFKDTASAYASAAKWLVGSVMRSCARDKDGVWTVELARGERKAHIVWNADGDSSFALPAEWKASKTAGLYGDEHELTGASIMVGPSPVLIK